One part of the Musa acuminata AAA Group cultivar baxijiao chromosome BXJ1-5, Cavendish_Baxijiao_AAA, whole genome shotgun sequence genome encodes these proteins:
- the LOC135674721 gene encoding probable glycerol-3-phosphate acyltransferase 3 — protein MRLKDFFKSFLLLCRFLLPRRPSTCHTNHGRSQRYPSLESLPSQTVVCDVEGALLRTSSTFPYFMLVALEAGGFLRGLLLLLLHPLISCLSHEVGIRIMVMVCFFGLRKEDFRVGRAMLPKFFLEQVGLEGFEVLRRGGRRVCVSSMPTVMVEGFLKEYLDVEVVLGRELKVFGGYYTGLMEDGVIGFGHVDFAQRQLFTHCKEVCLVGEAEKRRGHHPLPRSQYPKPLVFHDGRIAFRPDAVSTLCMFLWLPLGFALAFARALVFLFLPYALSIPLLASLGMHSRLITSDDKEERRGDGSQLYICNHRTLLDALYISAALRRHVTATTYSVSPISEWFSPIRTVRLTRNREEDAARMKKLLQEGDLMVCPEGTTCREPYLLRFSPLAAEISREVVPVALESWASMFYGTSTGKLKFLDPLYFLMNPFPCYEAEFMATVATGAIRGKECSSYEMANHLQAEIGRRLGFQCTSLTRKHKYVLLAGNEGTIERERERTREGDVRMERR, from the exons ATGAGGTTGAAGGACTTCTTCAAatccttcctccttttgtgtaggttCCTTCTGCCAAGGAGGCCAAGTACCTGTCACACAAACCATGGGAGATCGCAGAGGTACCCTTCTCTAGAGAGCCTCCCCAGCCAAACCGTAGTTTGTGATGTGGAGGGAGCGCTTCTTAGGACTTCCTCCACCTTCCCTTACTTCATGCTCGTGGCATTGGAGGCAGGAGGGTTCCTAAGAGGTCTACTGCTCCTGCTTCTGCACCCTCTCATCTCTTGCCTGAGCCATGAGGTGGGGATACGGATCATGGTGATGGTCTGCTTCTTTGGACTGAGGAAGGAGGACTTCAGGGTGGGGAGAGCTATGCTGCCTAAGTTCTTCCTGGAGCAGGTTGGGTTGGAAGGCTTCGAGGTGCTgcggagaggagggaggagggtctGTGTCAGCTCCATGCCAACCGTCATGGTGGAAGGCTTCCTGAAGGAGTATTTGGATGTGGAGGTGGTGTTGGGAAGGGAACTGAAGGTGTTCGGTGGATACTACACTGGGTTGATGGAGGATGGAGTTATTGGGTTTGGCCATGTCGATTTTGCTCAGCGTCAGCTCTTTACCCATTGTAAG GAAGTATGCTTGGTGGGAGAAGCTGAGAAGAGAAGAGGCCATCATCCCCTGCCAAGATCACAGTACCCCAAGCCCTTGGTCTTCCATGATGGCAGGATAGCGTTCAGGCCGGACGCCGTCTCCACCCTCTGCATGTTCCTGTGGTTACCCCTCGGCTTCGCCCTCGCCTTTGCCCGAGccctcgtcttcctcttcctcccctaCGCCCTCTCCATCCCGCTACTCGCCTCCCTGGGCATGCACTCCAGGCTGATCACCTCCGACGACAAGGaggagaggcgaggcgacggcagCCAGCTCTACATCTGCAACCACCGCACCCTCCTCGATGCCCTCTACATCTCTGCGGCGCTCCGCCGCCACGTCACGGCCACCACCTACAGTGTCAGCCCCATCAGCGAGTGGTTCTCCCCGATAAGGACCGTCAGGCTGACGAGGAACAGGGAGGAGGACGCTGCGAGGATGAAGAAGCTGTTGCAGGAAGGGGACCTCATGGTGTGCCCCGAGGGGACGACCTGCCGCGAGCCGTATCTGCTCCGCTTCAGCCCGCTGGCCGCGGAGATCAGCCGGGAGGTCGTGCCGGTGGCGTTGGAGTCGTGGGCGAGCATGTTCTACGGCACGAGCACCGGCAAGCTCAAGTTCTTGGATCCCTTGTACTTCCTCATGAACCCGTTCCCGTGCTACGAGGCGGAGTTCATGGCGACGGTGGCCACCGGTGCCATTCGTGGAAAGGAGTGCAGTAGCTACGAGATGGCCAACCATTTGCAAGCGGAGATCGGTAGGCGCTTGGGGTTTCAGTGCACCAGCTTGACCAGAAAACATAAGTACGTGCTGCTTGCAGGCAACGAAGGgaccatagagagagagagagagaggacacgggAAGGTGACGTGAGAATGGAGAGACGATGA